Genomic segment of Ranitomeya imitator isolate aRanImi1 chromosome 6, aRanImi1.pri, whole genome shotgun sequence:
ttattcggaccagccatagtgtaaggctcgggtgttcatgtaaagctgcatgaaccagttaactgcctaagtatgtagcagtacagacacagagggctattaactgcataaagtgtatgagaacatgatgcgaggaaccggattatggtttaagtttgttttttttttttttaatgggccacacagggataggttaatgcgttgaggcggtaggccaatctgaacaaatgagtttttagggcacgcttaaaactgtggggatgggggattaatcgtattaacctgggtagtgcattccaaagaatcggtgcagcacgtgtaaagtcttggagacgggagtgggaggttctgattattgaggatgctaacctgaggtcattagcggggcggagggcacgggtagggtggtagactgagaccagagaggagatgtagggtggtgctgagccatggagtgctttgtggatgagggtagtagttttgtactggattctggagtggatgggtagccagtgtaatgactggcacaaggtagaggcatcagtgtaacggttggtgaggaatatgatcctggctgcagcattcaggacagattggagcggggagagtttggtaaaagggaggccaattagtagagagttacaatagtccagacgagaatgaatgagtgaaacagtgagcgtttttgcagagtcaaaagtaagaaaagggcgaattctagaaatgtttttgagatgcagataagaagagcgagccagtgatcggatgtggggggtgaatgaaagctcggaatcaagtatgaccccaaggtagcgggcatgttgctttggagtaatggtggaaccgcacacggagatgtcaATGTCagacaaaggtaggttagtagagggagaaaacacgaggagttcagtttttgacaggttcagatagagggaggagatgatgttggagacagcggtaagacaatcactggtgttttctaaaaaggtcggcgtgagatcaggagaagtgtataattgggtgtcgtcagcatattgatggtactggaaaccaaatctactgattgtttgtccaataggggcagtatacaaagagaagagggggcctaggactgatccttgaggaaccccaacagtaaggggaaggtgagaggaggaaccagcaaaagatacagtgaaggagcgatcaGAGAGATAAAAGAAGCGatgtcctgctgagaacaatgatttttattccggcataaacaatccaatcaccaaataaatatgcagcattttgcatgTTTAGTATagtacaccccatactcctccatatattataatgtgcaccacagtcctccatattgtaaagtgcacaccccatagtcctccatataatataatgtgccccatagtccccatatagtataatgcactcgtcttagtcctccatataccgtatttttcggactataagacgcaccggaccataagacgcaccccaaatttggggtgaaaattgcagaaaaaaagatttttttataacatgggggtccgtcttattgtccgaatttacagtatcttatggcggtggcagagcagggtcacaggaggcaaggtggggtgatgctgggatgagaaggtgctgggatgaggaggtgctgggatgaggaggtgctgggatgaggaggtgctgggatgaggaggtgctgggatgaggaggtgctgggatgaggaggtgctgggatgaggaggtgctgggatgaggaggtgctgggatgaggaggtgctgggatgaggaggtgctgtgagaggtatggcgtgagaggggtccctggcgtaccatgcaggcttacctaggtggcagaggtccggtggcgggggtgtggcagcagaggaggcgcaggaagcggggtccctttccccggtatggtgatgcagcagagccgggtgaatcctcttgttatcggtgggcgcggccatcttcctgaggccgcgcgtgtgcagatgaagcgctctgctcccggggcttcaggaaaatggccgcgggaggccgcgcgtgcgcagatggagatcgcggcggccattttcctgaagccccgggaagcagagcgctccatctgcgcacgcgcggcctccggaaaatggcagccaccaccgataacaagaggattcacccggctctgctgcataccgggcctgctgcatcaccataccggggaaagggaccccgcttactgcgcctcctctgccgccacacccccgcaaccgcacctctgccaccgcacctctgccacctaggtaagcctgcattgcgactattagacgcaccccccaattTCCCCCCTTTTCcccgggggaaaaagtgcgtcttttagtccgaaaaatacggtagtattatacacttcccatagtcctccatatagtataatacactcctcatagtcctccatatattaaaatatactcctcagtcctccatatagcataatacactcctcaagtgctgcatatagtataatgcaccaccattgtcatccatgtagtacaattcacttcccatagtataatgcaccccatgggtcTTCATATagtatgtattccccatagtcctcgatacagtataattcagcccacatatagtataatgcagccaccgccccacagagcataatgcagccaccaccccacagagtataatgcagcattctgacaggtggctcttttagttctgggcaCTGCTGAAATAATAGATTTTGAAATTTGGCCCTCATGCCTCGAAATCACcacggaggcaggtctttcccccctgatCCATCATGGCCTCTGCGTGCCGGGTGCCGCCGccgcctcttccttcattagcgtccccggcgcctgcgctgttttttttttttttttttccccgggcATGCACAGTTGCACTgcacttcgaacttacagcgcaggcgccggggacgctaatgaaggaagaggaggcggcgtgcAGTggctgagtgacggctgtgaggcgtctggattatGGGGAAACCCCTTCCCCTTGAGAcgatttcgaggtatgagggacaaatttcaaaaactatttcagcagtgccagggacctgaactaaaagagccaccttgtcagaatgcagcattagtgcggcacaaagtggctcttttagttacaaacgcctggggaggtgacagattccccttaaaataatctctggagtctGATTCTCAGGCAGATCTATGTTCAGCCCATAgatattaacagctcatttacataaataAGGAAAACACGGATTTCTCTGCAATAAtctgatatcaaggtatcattttattgaaCTTTCTATGACCTTCAtaaccatatagatggcttaggctactttcacactggcgtttttttggaatacgtcgcaatgcgtcgtttaggggaaaaaacgcatcctgcaaagttgtttgcaggatgcgcttttgccccatagagtaacattaccgacgcattgcgacacgtcgcaaccgtcgtgcgacggttgtgtcgtggaggaccgccgggagcaaaaaaacgttaaatgtaacgttttttgctgccgacggaccgctttttccgaccgcgcatgtgtggccggcagcacggtggcgcagtggttagcacagcagccttgcagcgctggagtcctgggttctaatcccacccaggacaatatctgcaaagagtttgtatgttctctccgtgtttgcgtgggtttcctccgggtactccggtttcctcccacattccaaagacatactgatagggaatttagattgagccccattggggacagcgatgataatgtgttcaaactgtaaagcgctgcggaatatgttagcgctatataaaaataaagatttatttttaactccgcccccacctccccgcacctcacaatggggcagcggatgcgcaggaaaaatgcatccgctgcacccgttgtgcggcgcatcaaacgctagcgtcggaatctcggcccgacgcaatgcgacgggccgaatccgacgctagtgtgaaagtagccttagtagggttgatcctattgacagattccctttaaatgtacatAGCAGAcagctgcttcatgactgtgttctTAGAAATTTGCACAGGCTTAGTGGTTTCCATTTCTGTACTGTCTCCAGTGATTTCAAACACTGTAAATGCCTCCTAGTTTGCAAAGTGAATTTTACATACGGTCCAGAGAAACTTACAAGGGTATACCTGAacgtcttaggcccctttcacacatcatgaTGTGACTGATCCCTTTTTTTttacggatctggctaattggattggagcatgctcagtttaaaaaaaaaaatggatcagtcgctgtcttttttttttattttttttactgggaacgggagctgccggcagcatcgggaaggctgcaggggacgccggaaggtaagaatatcacgattttttttttttattattcacattatatctttttactattgatgctgcataagtgaaaaaagagagagcgagagagaatttccctgactggaaattcttccagacATGCTCAGTTTCAAGACAGcatccatcgctggattcctgcttttgacagtcagcgacgaaTCCtgggtccataggcttccattatagacaacgacggacagcgcaggatcccTCGCTGTCCGATTTTTCGATTTGTACAAAAagcgttactatgtccgttgtctctGGGCGACCAACACAGAATTTACGACGGATCTGTCAAACAGATGAAAcagaatccgtcgctaatacaagtctgagaaTAAAAACGGAtacagcagcaacatttgctggatccgttttttcacaaaacaaGATTTTGAtggaaacaaaaagactgaagtgtgaaagaggccttagtcgcAGGCCCTATTAAACGCCGGATGTGCTCAGAATGCTACAAATTCTTTTGatcagttaggcctctttcacacttcagttatttggcgtcagtctaaaaccgccattttcctcaaataacggatccgtcattttttttgacggatccgttattttcccatagacttgcattagtgacggatggtcgtccgttccatccgccatgcgacggatccgtcgacatttggcggacgttttctgaaaatagacggacattggaacgttttttgtcaaccccgaaatggcggatcgcgacggatccgtcgcgtccgccattccatagaatgggcgcctatgggcgacggatccgccgcaaccgttttttcggcggatccgtcgccccaatccgttttttcaattgcgcatgctccaaaaagtagatacttctcccagacaacccccaagtaacggatccgtcaaaaaaacggatccgttagaaccgttttcgcaacaattgtgacggatccgtcaatccgtcactatgtcggtagtgactgacgccaaaagactgaagtgtgaaagaggccttagacggTTTGCTTTTTATTTTCTGTGTAGGTGGCTTAGTCTGACATCTCCTGTACTCCCTAGCTAATGGTTGTCTATACACAATCACTATAATGTAGTTTTACATGCTTTTAGGAGGTTTTAATATTTTGCTTCGGCAGTCCTAAAGCTGCTTTTACACCGTAAGATAATCGTGAATGAGCGTCGTTAAAAAAATCACTTGTTCCACTACAGCCTTAATCACTTAATGAACGAGCAAGTGTACAGTTGTGGTCCTACTGAAGCAAAACTCACTATGTATAAACATGAAAATGTGAAGAAATGCTCCAGCATCAGGACCTTCTTGAAACCAATAAGTTTTATTAGGTAAGTATAGACATATGACCATCATGTCACAACCCCGCAGGGAATTTTAGCGTAGCAAACACATTTCAGACTGTGCGTGTTTAATCATTGTATATGTAGAAAAGATGAGTAAGTCTGCGTTTCATGTCATGCTGTCAGGACCACATGGTCGAGGTCGACCAGACCAATCATatagacacacacaaaaaaaatatatgaaaacagAATACAAGATGATTGGAAATTCACATAGGGAAATGCAGAACAAAGTCCTTCATAATGCTAAATTAGGTTGTCTAATGTCGTCCATGCCTTGCAGCATGCTTGTATTTAGAATATAGATCCACCAAGATTATCTATGGAGAAGCTTCCTGTGGTGATCGCCTCCCCTTTTATGGTCTCTTAACCCGTTCAATGCCGGTCACCATATGAGTGTGTCCTCCATGTTTCATCGCGAAATGTTTCGTGGCAGCAGAACATTCAGGTGTCGTCTGATGCGTGCTTTTAAAGGGTCGCTAAATGCAGTCTACTTACTGGCTGTAACAGGAAATGATGGAAACCACGTAAGACACTGAATATATTGTATGggttttttttggtgacagaagAAATAAAATTAGGGGTATTCGCCACATGTTTGTAGCATGTACCTATGTGAAATTCCGATCATCTTGTATTCTGACTTGTTTTTAATAGTTTTCATTTATATTTTTGTCTATATGATGGTTTTTTATTAGTTTGGTCGACCATGTGGTCCTGACAGAATATGACCTAATATTCCAACTTGTCTTCTCTAACTATTCCATGATTAAAGACAGACTAAAACACATTTTCTACAGTAAAATTCCCTGTGGGGTTGTGACATGATGGTCCTATGTTTTATATTTACCTAATAAACTTGTCAGGTTTTAGAAGATCCTGGCGCTGGAACATTTCTTCACTTTTTCATTGATTATCCTGCGGCACAGATGATTCAGAGCCTCTGACTGGGTGAGCTAACTTCTCTTTTTATGTATAAAGATAAGCAAGGCTGTTGGTAGTAAATAAGTAATATCTCTTCCGCCATATGCATGTGCTATGTATGCCTAAATCTCAGTTAAAAATTGGCTTGTATTAGTGCCACATGTCCATTTTGCAGAATAATTACAAACTTTTATATACTGTTTTTCCTATCTGCAGGTATAATTGCTTTTGACCTGAAAATGTCGCTAGTCGTCCGGCTGCAGGGTCTTCCTGCCGTGGCAGATTCCTTTGATATTCGACAGTTCTTTGGTGGATTGAATATTCCCAGAGGTGGTGTGTATATCACTGGTGGAAAGTACGGTGAGGCTTATATTGTATTTGCAACATATGAAGATGCCCGTCAAGCCTTGAGCATGTCGTGCCATCTTCTTAAGGGTTCATGTGTCCGTCTAACATACAGCAATGAAGAGGAAATGAGACGTGCGTTGGAAGTATACCAGATAGGTCTAAAGCCGACAACAAGTGCTCCATATAATCCTGACGGTAGCGCAAGAGGTTATGAAAACAATTATTTGCCAACATTTTCATATATCTACATACATGGCATGCCACTCAAAGCCACAAAGGTGGACATACGAGAGTTTTTCAAGGGACTCCTTGTGTTAGatgttttgtttttgaaattcataaacggAATAAGGAATGGAAATGCCATTGTCAAGTTTGGAAGAAGCACTGATGCCAGTGAAGGGCTGAAACTTCACCAGATGGTCATGTGTGGTTCGGCAGTAACCCTCAAGCTTTCTAATGAGGTCGAATGGAACAAAAATGGCGGCGTACATTTTGAAACGAGGCGGTATTCTCCTCCATCTTTTTCTAGCTATGCAAGACGACGGAGCAGAACTAGATCCAGGTCTAGGTCTAGATCCAGATCACCACGAGTGAGAAGAAGAACTAGACAAGGGTCACCTTATGTACGTGAATACTTTGTGCATATTATTAATTTGAGCTACAGAGCTGAGAAAAGAGATATCAAGAAGTTATTTTTTGACCTTGACATGAAGGATTCTCAGATTACCTTCTTAGTTGACAAAGAAGGTAAAAGGACAAGAGAAGCTTTTGCCATGTTCACAACAGAAAAAGATTACAGACGAGCACGCAACTTGGACAAGGAAACCTTCAAGGGTCACACTTTAACCATATTGCCCATTTCCAAAAAGGACATGGACGTGTTAATCGAGCGAATGAAAATGAGAATCTGCAAAGATCACTCCAAGAAGAAAAAGTCTCCAAGTCGTTCCCCACAAGAACGAAGGTTCTTATATCTTCGAAATTTTGCATTTGATATCACTAAATCTGATGTTAAGAATTTCTTTGTTCGGCTAAGGCTACAAGACGACAGCGTTACTCTGTTAAATGACAGTAAAGGAGTTGGGCTTGGGGAAGCGTTGGTTGAATTTTCAAGTGAAAAAGAGGCATCGAAAGCTGAAAAAGAAAACAAGCAAACCTATCTGGGGATTAAAATCGTCTTAAGTCGCATCAGTGAGGAACAAATGAAGGCATTAAAGGAGGCCAATCAAGCAGATGAGTCCATGGTTACTGAAGCCGATGACGTGCCTGATTTTACTTCAGATTTAACGTTTAATATGGTCACCAGCGTGAACACGCCAccagctccagtgaaaaccaacgGAGAGTCTTCAACGCTGGAGTCCAGTGAGGTAGTGATTCCTTCCAAATCGGAAAGTGTGCCACCTTCTAATAATGAACCGGAGTCCAAGGAGGAACCGGAGGAACCAGAGTTGCCACAGAAACCAGAGGAAATAACATTGACCGAGAACAATTCTACAGAGAACAATTCTACAGAGGACTGTCTGGATGAAGCCAACTGTGGCGATGAGGAAAATCTCTACGAAGGTGACAACACCAAGAAAGCTGAAGTAACTTTACTGTTCATTCGGAACTTGCCTCCTACTGTCACCACTAAAGAGATTTTTGACTTTTTCCATGACTACAAAGTGAGCACTATCAATCTGAAAAATATTGAGAGAGGCATTGCCACTGTGCGCATGCTAAATTACGGGGAAGCGGTATCTGCCATAAATACCCTTAACAAGAAAGAAGTGGGCAGTAAGCAGGTGTTCCTCAGTTTAATTTGAGTTCTGGTACAGTTCCCTTGGTAAGTGTTTGCCTATAGCCATTCGCTATTTCCTAACGCTGGGGCTGTTTTCACTCATTTCAATGttgtttcatttttattttcagaaatgAATACATTGTACAAATCAAAATAAGTATTAACACCAAAATGGGgttaatcgtttttttttttttcacatttttgtagaTTAGACTATAGCTATACATGTTACTAAAGCAGCAAAGTATCAGTTTGGAAAATAACCTTTCTGATGTAATTTTGGTAGGACTTAGAATTTAAATAGCTTTCGCGAACCCTTGCGAAGAATGTGTTGCATAATTTTCCATTTCTATTTTACATTCCTTGTATCTTTAATAGTTTGAAGTAGATTGTGAGCATTACCCTATAAGTCTTGTATCGTAAAATTAGTAGTCACAATAAAGCAACGTTTGCGGTATATAAATACATGTGTAAGTTCCGGTGTCACCTCTGAGCTTTATTACATGGAAAGTTAGCTAAAATTAAAAATGgccttttttgtagtttttttttttttttttctctcctgaaTAAGTCCTGTCTTACTGTAATTGTTCAGTTACTAAAGGGATCCTGTGAAGTCCCCAAATGCTATTGACCTGTAGATATGAGGTTAACATGTGCCAGAGCGTAattagccactagggttgagcgacttttctttttataggatcgggtcgggtttcacgaaacccgactttttcaaaagtcgggtcgagtgaaatcggccgatcgtatagaaaagtcggggtcggccaaaacacgaaacccaatgcagtgcattgggtttctaatggttcccagggtctgaaggagaggaaactctccttcaggccctgggatccatatttaagtgtaaaataaagaatcaaaataaaaaatattgatatacttaccctcggacgcgccctggttctcaccgacagccttccttcctaagaatgagctcctgaaggaccttcgatgacgtcgcggcttgtgattggttgcgtgagcggtcacatgggtgtcacgcaaccaatcacaaaccccgacgtcatctaaggtccttcaggcgctgattcttaggaaggaaggctgcgggttagaaccagggcgcgtctgagggtgagtatatacctattaggaatatactcaccctcagacgcttccttcctaagaattagcgcctgaaggaccttagatgacgtcgcggcttatgattggtcgcgtgaccgctcacgcgaccaatcacaagccgcgacgtcatcgaaggcccttcaggcgctcatttttaggaacgcaggctgccggttagaaccagggcgcgtccgagggtgagtatatcaatattttttatttttattctttactttacacttaaatatggattccgatactgattcccgatatcttaaacatatcggaactcggtatcggaattccgatgccagatcagaagatcgtcgacctcatggccgaccccacacaggggtcgggttttatgaaacccgactttgccaaaagttggcgacttctgaatctggccgacccgtttcgctcaaccctattagccaCCGCTCACTGTGTACTGAGCGGTGAAGCCACGCTTCATTGATAGCCACAGGCTGCTGGGAGAATGAAGTGAATTTCCTCCTGGTAGCCGGGCTTTTGGTGTGGTGATCATGCAGCTTGAGCGGTATTACCCTGCCGGTTAATGGCATTTGGGGACATGGGATGGGTTGCCTTTAATCTGTAAAACTCACCCACTGCCCTTTTTTTTGCAACAAACTACAGTACAAAGCCAGTTCATGTAGTTATATGAAACCCCGCTCACATTGACAAATACGCATGACCACATTGTATAGTGTTCTAGCCTTTCCTCAGTCTCCATATTTTGTATCCTGCTGCAATTAAAGCTGAAAAATAGAATTTTTAACGTTTGTGCCCTCCTACTTTTCAGAATTTTGTCTGactataagggtaagttcacacaggacttttttgctgcgtatttttgctgcttttttatgctaattttcagctgtttttttacagcaccagcaaagcctatgagatttcagaaatctcatgcacacacattgtttttttttttttttgtttgatctgtattttgtgttttgctgcgtttttttgacatagagcatgtcacttctttcagcgtttttgctgcgttttttcacccattgacttgaatgggtgtttgaaaaaaaaaaaaacgcagcaaaaacgcaggtatcattatttgctgcgtttttgctcctgaaaatccaaggacattagcctggaaaaagaagaaaaaaaacgcaccaaatacgcacaaaaaacgcacctaaattagcataaaaaaagcagcaaaaaagtcctATGTGAACTTAACCTAAGACAGGTGGCTGCAAAAGGAGCTTCAACCTCTGTTTTCTCTGCAGAAGAGTAAAAAGATAAACAATGCTTCATCCCCTCGGTCATAGATATGTTAGATTTTTCCAACATGGttacagaaacctgcagaaaactgCATCGGAGtgtagtataaggctatgtgcacacgttcaggatttctcgcagaaaattcctgagaaaaacctgaaattttctgcaagaaatctgcatgcgtttttgatgagttttttcccctgacatttcccaatgcattttgtagtggtaaatccgcaaaaaaaaaaaaaaaaaaaagcaaaattaatgaacatgctgcgttcttttaccgcgatgcatttttttcgcaaaaaaaaaatgcatcatgtgcacaaaacatgcggaattcattctaaatgataagatgcttattgtatgcttttttttttgcggatttaaaACGCAAAAAAAGTGAAGAAacggcaacgtgtgcacacagcctcagtgTTATTTTACCAGGGGAGGGGGATTGTCTGAGttgtgaacaatccctttaaaatcCAGAGCATTTCACATGTTTTTATGTATGCAGCAGATCTAACGTGATAATAAAGCGCAGTACTATTTTGCCATGTCTGGCAGCAGTTACTGTGAATATCTAGTATACAGTTTTCTCATTTTCAAGATGCTTGAGGCTTCTGATACCAGAATGTGAATATTATAGCCCAATAGTAAAGGATATTTCCAGTTGCACTGAGAAAAAAAGTGTTACTACTGGACTATACCTACTATTTTTATCTATATACAATGTATAGCAGATTTTTCTTGTAAATGGCATGGATTGTGCAGCTTTCCTTTTGCATCAGTGCAATATAAACGTGATTCCACAATGCCCGAAACGGGAGCTTAGGACGCCTGCAGGTCCATGCTCCTAGTTAAAAATGAAATGCGTTGTATTTAGAAAAAATATACAGATTACCGGACAaaattctttttttgttttaatgtaatCAAACTTCTGTAGcattccaggttttttttttttttactttttttttttattcatccgCTCATTAGGTCCCCAATATATACAATTCAGCTACCATTATTTTACTGTTTAGTATACTTCCCTTAAGTCATGTAATCTCAAGGTAACCCTTGAGATGAGGATCACAATCTTGGTCCTGTATTGTGAAACTGCATAGATTGTACCATACACTTCATGAATGGGAGAGGGCAGAAGCTCCTATCGCAGTTACTGATGATGATCACACAGCTCCTATCACACTGTAGTAATGTGCTGGAGGCCAACTCGGACTACTTTATTGCATACTTATTATCTGTTTCCTTTATACTCTGCTAAAAAGCTAAGGATAACTGTGTCCTCTCAGCAGATAGAGATGATATTGGCTCTAGCTGGTAATGTACTGGTGCATAATAGGAAAAGCAGAATAAAATGCAGAATGAGCGCTTGTAATGAAAATTAAGGTTGAAGAGGAAAAAAAGCAGGGGCTAAACTGCAGGGAAATGAGCTCACCATATATGAGAAGTGCAAAGTGGGGTGGGAGTGATGGAGGGTAGGAGTGGAATGATttttctttaaaaggaacctgtcagcaggattgtgcactgtcaggtcggtgccgttattctGATTACAATGAAACCTTGGGAGATGAACTCGGTCTTGTGGTtgatgtgtaatctttattttcaggtttgtgttaatgatatgctattGTGCTCTTAGGTAtttataatgcagactgctgacaggtcgct
This window contains:
- the LOC138642976 gene encoding RNA-binding protein 12B-B-like, whose translation is MSLVVRLQGLPAVADSFDIRQFFGGLNIPRGGVYITGGKYGEAYIVFATYEDARQALSMSCHLLKGSCVRLTYSNEEEMRRALEVYQIGLKPTTSAPYNPDGSARGYENNYLPTFSYIYIHGMPLKATKVDIREFFKGLLVLDVLFLKFINGIRNGNAIVKFGRSTDASEGLKLHQMVMCGSAVTLKLSNEVEWNKNGGVHFETRRYSPPSFSSYARRRSRTRSRSRSRSRSPRVRRRTRQGSPYVREYFVHIINLSYRAEKRDIKKLFFDLDMKDSQITFLVDKEGKRTREAFAMFTTEKDYRRARNLDKETFKGHTLTILPISKKDMDVLIERMKMRICKDHSKKKKSPSRSPQERRFLYLRNFAFDITKSDVKNFFVRLRLQDDSVTLLNDSKGVGLGEALVEFSSEKEASKAEKENKQTYLGIKIVLSRISEEQMKALKEANQADESMVTEADDVPDFTSDLTFNMVTSVNTPPAPVKTNGESSTLESSEVVIPSKSESVPPSNNEPESKEEPEEPELPQKPEEITLTENNSTENNSTEDCLDEANCGDEENLYEGDNTKKAEVTLLFIRNLPPTVTTKEIFDFFHDYKVSTINLKNIERGIATVRMLNYGEAVSAINTLNKKEVGSKQVFLSLI